In Chaetodon auriga isolate fChaAug3 chromosome 9, fChaAug3.hap1, whole genome shotgun sequence, the genomic window ATTAACTTtacaaataataacaaaaagaTCCATGTGTAATATAAACCAAAAGTTTATTTCTACCAATTTGCCCAAGACACTAGAGGAATGAGTTTCCAGTGAGAGAGGGAGTACCCTCGTACATTAACAGGCTTGCGTTCAGTTGAATAACACTAGTAAAGCAACTTAAAATTGCAAACATGATGGGGAAGGAATCTCCTTaaaagccaaaagaaaaaaaaaaaaaaaaaagatgctggTTGTCTTCGTCTACTAGACCATCTGCAAACATTCACTTGACACACTTACAATGAACCCTTTGATTAGTTTAAATCCCTTATTTAGCCTCACCCCACATCTGAAGCCATGCAACTCGCATCCAACACTCAGCACGGGAGAAAATAACTAAAGATCTAGAAACaccaaaaggaaaaacaaaaagcaaatttgtttttatttgtgagCTTTAAAAGCTCTTGCTCCTGCTCATCTGTAAATCCAGTAGACATGTAAAAATACAACCATACAATACATTAGATTCAAAAAGGTACCAAAAAGTACAGTAAAAATAACACTTCCATCACTGGAAATGTAAATGGAcacaaaacaatataaaataaaaagtggaaaagtgaCATTTGCTTCCCCAGTTCCTCACTTGATCTGTACAAATGGAGCATGAGTCCAAATTTCTGCCAACTCCAAAGGAAAAGCCAGAGCCCATGTTCGCTGTGGTCAGACCATGGAtctctttttcttatttacttTAGACCTTAAGAGAAAAACACGGTGCTTAACGTTACTGAGAATAAACCAAATATGGCATGCAgttacacagagacagacaggtgcatGAATGAGTTTGACAGGTCAGTGAATGGACAGACACACTTTGGGAGGGGGAGGGCACGACTGCTAGCTACTACACACCTAGCACCCTGGTGAAAGGTGAAACGGTCCTTGCTCCTGTTCAACCACCACCAACTCAACCCTTATTGATCAAGTAGTGTTTGTATAGATGCATCTTAAGATGGCTGACAGGTGGAATGAATCCATCTTTAATGATCACAGACCCCACAACACGGCCTACCCTAACCCCACCACAATGCTTGAATGGATTTAGAGTAGATGGACATCTTTGGGGTCAAAAGGCACCAATGGTTACAGCTATGTTCTCATACTACCACGGATGATGCAAAAATGCATACCTGCACTACGTGTGATCAGTATGGCTTGTAGCTACTCTGGTGGCCTCCACGTCTTGGAGTTTTCCCATAGCTTGTATTGCCCTGGTCTGGAGGACAAGAGAAAAAGGGACTGAGTTCTTCTGTACAACAAGGAGGAccaagaaaataaaagtttctctcattctttttcttttcctgggGGGACTTATCGCTTACTGTAGTCGTAGCCACCCCCATAGCCGTAATAACCAGCAGAGTAGTCATAGCCGCTGTATCCGTAGTTTTGCTGTCCATAGCCATAGTTCTGGTTGTATCCCTGGTTCCAGTAGTTGTTGTAACCTTGATTCCAGTTCTGGCCCTGGCCTAGAAAAAACAGGTGAGGCCTTTGTCACAACTCCACAGCACACCGGACGCTGGCAGTCACTCTGCGCAAACTTAAATCTACCACCGAGTGTAGTTTCAAATAAAAATTTCGATTTTACTGGCATAAAAAGTGAAGTGCTTACCTCCACGGCCCCTGCCGCGTCCTCCATATCCACGGGCAccatactgctgctgctggtagaCCTCTTTGGGCTGGGCTATTTTGATTTCACACTGGAACACCACACAAGAGCACATTGCAGCATGATATGCTTTTTGTAAACTATATGAAACTAAGTCCATTACACCCAATTTCACCTGTATGCAGAATATGCAACATGCTATTACCTTGCTTCCACCGACGTTGTGGTATTTCTTCTCCATGACCTTCTTGACGGGGGCCTCTTCTTTGTACGTGATAAATACGAAtcccctcctcttttctgtctttggatCTTGTGGAAGCTCAATGGTCTCGATCTACACGAGtggaaaacaaaactttaaagCAACAGCTACCATAAGCATTAAATTTTTTGATAAATGGATAAAATCCATCAAATATCGTACCTCTCCAAAGGTCCCAAAGTACTCCTGGATGACTTCCTTTGAAGTGTCAGGATTAAGGCCTCCCACAAAGATTTTCTTGACTGGATCCTTCTTCATGGCCATGGCCTTCTTGGGGTCAATCACTCTGCCATCTAGTTTGTGCTCCTTCTGTTCAAGAACctttagaaaaaacaaaaaacaggcaaaCATTGAAACTTCCCATCTTGTAAACACAGAGTTCCTTTTGTGCCAATAAAACCGCGAACCTCGCTCACCTTTTCTACACTGGCTGCGTCTTTAAAGAGAATGAAGCCGAAGCCTCTTGACCGGCCCGTCTGCTGGTCCATCTTTATGGTGCAGTCTGTCACCTCGCCAAA contains:
- the hnrnpaba gene encoding heterogeneous nuclear ribonucleoprotein A/Ba, whose translation is MSETEQQYMETSENGHEVDDDYNGADHTEEGIGESAVNDCGEGDGPDGDTNSQNGGTEGGQIDASKGEEDAGKMFVGGLSWDTSKKDLKDYFSKFGEVTDCTIKMDQQTGRSRGFGFILFKDAASVEKVLEQKEHKLDGRVIDPKKAMAMKKDPVKKIFVGGLNPDTSKEVIQEYFGTFGEIETIELPQDPKTEKRRGFVFITYKEEAPVKKVMEKKYHNVGGSKCEIKIAQPKEVYQQQQYGARGYGGRGRGRGGQGQNWNQGYNNYWNQGYNQNYGYGQQNYGYSGYDYSAGYYGYGGGYDYNQGNTSYGKTPRRGGHQSSYKPY